A region of the Candidatus Paceibacterota bacterium genome:
ACGGGCTCCGTGGGCACTGCGGCCCCTTCCTGCCTCAGGTATTGCGCCGCCACGAACGCATAAGCGTCGGCCGGCGGCTCAATCTCCACCCAGTCTTCTTTCGTGGTGATTGCCTTCACAACGTCCCCCCGCTTCAACAGTCCGATCACGCTGTAATTCTCGCCCGGCCCGCTCCGCAAATTGAGCCTCCGCGGCAGGACCGCTTGGGTGGCGGGATTGATGAACATGCGGTGGACCCACACGTGCGCCTTGGGCGGCAGCGCAATCTTCGCCCACGCCGATGGTTCCTGCGGCCCGGAATTATTCCGCACAATCTCCTCAATCACCATGACCGTCTGGTCCTTGGTCACCTGCGTTACCACCTCGCTCTTGAGCTTGGCCTGGCCGCGCACGTTCACGTTGCTGGCCACGACCACCGCCGGACCCGGCACCAGCGGCACGGTCCTCAGCTCGGGCAAAACTACCTTCTTCTTGGCGGCCGCTTTCTTCACCGGTGCCTTCTTCGGCGCGGCTTTCTTCTTCACAACCGCCGCGGCGGCGGGAGGATTGGTCGTCACCGGCGCGGGCGTCAGGGTTGCCGCCGGCGCAGCCGCCGGTGTTTGAACCGGAGCGGGCGAGGTTGGGGCAGCCGCCTGTTGCGCCAACAAGCTCGTCGAAAGCATTGCCCCCAGTATTAGCCAGTAGTTCTTATTCATAACTCAGCACATTAGAGATTTAATCTCGGGTTCTGTCAATGTCCGCCATTTGCCTAAACGCAGCTCGCCCAGCTTGATCTTCCCGATCTGGACCCGCTGTAAACGCTTCACCGCGATCCCCTGCGAC
Encoded here:
- a CDS encoding SH3 domain-containing protein → MNKNYWLILGAMLSTSLLAQQAAAPTSPAPVQTPAAAPAATLTPAPVTTNPPAAAAVVKKKAAPKKAPVKKAAAKKKVVLPELRTVPLVPGPAVVVASNVNVRGQAKLKSEVVTQVTKDQTVMVIEEIVRNNSGPQEPSAWAKIALPPKAHVWVHRMFINPATQAVLPRRLNLRSGPGENYSVIGLLKRGDVVKAITTKEDWVEIEPPADAYAFVAAQYLRQEGAAVPTEPVPPATAVTVVPPVPAPPEPAPTPATVEVVPPVAPPPTEAPSVPVPEPPVVATTPEVPAEPETPEFEEPPPPRIVQREGIVRGMTSIQAPSRFALVSPDNGRNIDYLYTTSDQLDLRRYKGLRIVVTGEESLDERWGNTPVLTIQKIQVVEE